A section of the Agrobacterium tumefaciens genome encodes:
- a CDS encoding Smr/MutS family protein — MKGSRKLGREERVLWGKVAKTTRPISGRLEDLLAFDDLEEAAVEPSPLQAAKDSFPRMLVEPAEPPPLTKDKKGKIHHPMEKPVKRKLTRGRLPLEGRIDLHGMFQSEAHAVLLDFLLRAHERGLRHVLVITGKGRSIGSDGALKRAVPMWFSKPEYRHLISSYEDASANHGGDGALYVRLSRRRSEKS, encoded by the coding sequence ATGAAAGGCAGTCGCAAGCTCGGCAGGGAAGAAAGAGTACTGTGGGGAAAGGTTGCCAAAACCACGCGGCCCATCTCCGGCAGACTGGAAGATCTGCTGGCTTTCGATGACTTAGAAGAAGCGGCTGTTGAACCTTCTCCGCTGCAGGCGGCGAAAGACAGCTTTCCGCGCATGCTGGTTGAACCGGCCGAACCACCGCCACTGACAAAAGATAAAAAGGGCAAAATCCATCATCCGATGGAAAAGCCGGTCAAACGGAAACTGACGCGCGGGCGGCTGCCTCTGGAAGGACGCATCGATCTGCACGGGATGTTCCAGAGCGAGGCGCATGCGGTTCTCCTGGATTTTCTGCTGCGGGCGCATGAACGGGGCTTAAGACATGTGCTCGTCATCACTGGCAAGGGTCGTTCCATCGGCAGCGACGGGGCCTTGAAGCGGGCGGTTCCGATGTGGTTCTCCAAGCCGGAATACCGCCATCTTATTTCGTCTTATGAAGACGCGTCCGCCAATCATGGCGGTGACGGCGCGCTTTACGTTCGGTTATCGCGCCGGCGGAGCGAAAAATCATGA
- the secB gene encoding protein-export chaperone SecB — MTAENGAQGAASPSLNILAQYIKDLSFENPGAPRSLQARENAPSININVNVNANPISGSDFDVVLTLNAEAKDGDKVLFAAELVYGGVFRISGFPQEHMLPVLFIECPRLLFPFARQIIADVTRNGGFPPLMIDPIDFAQMFAQRVAEEQAKAQIQAVPN; from the coding sequence ATGACCGCTGAAAATGGCGCACAGGGCGCAGCTAGCCCATCTCTGAATATTCTTGCCCAGTACATCAAGGATCTGTCCTTCGAAAATCCGGGCGCTCCCCGTTCGCTGCAGGCACGAGAAAATGCGCCGTCGATCAATATCAATGTGAACGTCAACGCCAATCCGATCTCCGGTTCGGACTTCGACGTCGTGCTGACGCTGAACGCTGAAGCAAAGGATGGCGACAAGGTTCTCTTCGCTGCCGAGCTGGTTTATGGCGGCGTGTTCCGCATCTCCGGTTTCCCGCAGGAGCACATGCTGCCGGTTCTCTTCATCGAGTGCCCGCGCCTGCTCTTCCCCTTTGCCCGCCAGATCATTGCCGACGTCACCCGCAATGGCGGCTTCCCGCCGCTGATGATCGATCCGATCGATTTTGCGCAGATGTTTGCCCAGCGCGTTGCCGAAGAACAGGCCAAGGCTCAGATTCAGGCTGTTCCAAACTGA
- the hemE gene encoding uroporphyrinogen decarboxylase has protein sequence MSERKVMTVLNGETVTPPPIWLMRQAGRYLPEYRETRKTAGSFLDLCYNPELATEVTLQPIRRFGLDAAILFSDILVIPDALHRNVSFTEGRGPAMDPIDVTGIASLDASGVMTHLSPVFETVSRLRNSLPDETTLLGFCGAPWTVATYMIAGHGTPDQAPARLFGYQERAAMEKLLSFLAEVSADYLVAQIDAGADAVQIFDSWAGVLGEKEFEDYAVKPVARIIASVRARRPNARIIAFAKGAGYLLKDYRSKTGADAIGLDWSVPLSFAAELQKEGPVQGNLDPMLMVAGGKALQDGIDAVLQALGQGPLIFNLGHGITPQADPENVTRLVQRVRGIGASA, from the coding sequence ATGAGTGAACGTAAGGTAATGACGGTGTTGAACGGTGAGACGGTCACGCCGCCACCTATATGGCTGATGCGCCAGGCTGGGCGGTATCTCCCGGAGTATCGTGAAACGCGCAAGACAGCGGGAAGTTTCCTCGACCTCTGTTATAACCCTGAACTGGCGACGGAAGTCACTCTTCAGCCGATACGCCGGTTCGGGTTGGATGCAGCCATTCTCTTCTCCGATATTCTTGTCATCCCCGACGCGCTGCATCGCAACGTTTCCTTCACTGAAGGCAGAGGGCCAGCGATGGACCCGATCGATGTCACCGGGATAGCCAGTCTCGATGCATCTGGCGTCATGACGCATCTGTCACCTGTCTTCGAAACGGTTTCACGATTACGCAACAGCTTGCCGGATGAAACCACTCTTCTCGGCTTCTGTGGCGCTCCCTGGACGGTCGCGACCTATATGATTGCTGGCCATGGCACGCCGGATCAGGCACCGGCGCGGCTCTTCGGTTATCAGGAGCGTGCCGCGATGGAAAAGCTGCTGTCGTTTCTGGCTGAGGTGTCTGCCGACTATCTCGTGGCGCAGATCGATGCGGGCGCTGATGCCGTGCAGATTTTCGATTCCTGGGCGGGCGTTCTCGGCGAAAAGGAATTTGAGGACTACGCGGTGAAGCCGGTTGCCCGGATTATCGCGTCCGTGCGTGCCCGCCGACCTAATGCGCGGATCATCGCTTTCGCCAAGGGCGCCGGTTACCTGCTGAAGGACTATCGCTCCAAGACAGGCGCTGATGCAATTGGGCTCGATTGGTCGGTTCCATTAAGCTTTGCAGCCGAGTTGCAGAAGGAAGGTCCTGTCCAGGGCAATCTGGACCCGATGCTGATGGTGGCGGGCGGAAAGGCTTTGCAGGATGGTATTGACGCCGTGCTGCAGGCACTGGGACAGGGCCCGCTGATTTTCAATCTCGGCCATGGCATTACGCCGCAGGCGGACCCGGAAAACGTGACGCGGCTGGTGCAGCGGGTGCGTGGCATTGGAGCTTCGGCATGA
- a CDS encoding Tim44/TimA family putative adaptor protein, protein MGFSDFITLFFLVAAVLIFFQLRSVLGRRTGNEKPPFDPYSPRDVAKGPVTDDNKVVTLPKRGESEEENRFAEADALARVDTPLNAALRDVMTKDPTFRPKEFLNGARMAYEMIVMGFADGDRKTLKNLLSKEVFDGFEAAIAERESRGEVVKSTFVGIEKADITQASVRDSEVQITLRIVSQLISATYDKDGKLVDGDPDAVAEVDDIWTFSRDIRSRDPNWKLIATESEQ, encoded by the coding sequence ATGGGCTTTAGCGACTTTATCACATTGTTTTTTCTCGTTGCAGCGGTGCTGATCTTCTTTCAGCTGCGCAGTGTCCTCGGCCGCCGCACGGGCAATGAAAAGCCGCCATTCGACCCCTACAGTCCGCGAGACGTGGCTAAGGGACCCGTCACGGACGATAACAAGGTCGTGACGCTACCGAAGCGCGGCGAAAGCGAGGAAGAGAACCGGTTTGCCGAGGCGGATGCGCTCGCACGCGTCGATACACCTTTGAATGCCGCGCTGCGGGACGTGATGACCAAGGACCCGACCTTCCGCCCGAAGGAGTTCCTCAACGGTGCCCGCATGGCCTACGAGATGATCGTCATGGGTTTTGCAGACGGGGACCGAAAAACGCTCAAAAACCTCCTGTCCAAGGAAGTGTTCGACGGTTTCGAGGCAGCGATCGCAGAGCGCGAGAGCCGTGGCGAGGTGGTGAAGTCCACCTTCGTCGGCATCGAGAAAGCGGATATCACACAGGCGAGCGTCCGCGATTCCGAAGTGCAGATTACGCTCAGGATCGTCAGCCAGCTCATTTCGGCGACCTACGATAAGGATGGCAAGCTGGTGGACGGTGACCCGGATGCTGTGGCGGAGGTCGACGACATCTGGACCTTCTCGCGCGACATACGTTCACGCGATCCGAACTGGAAGCTGATCGCCACTGAATCCGAGCAATGA
- a CDS encoding shikimate dehydrogenase yields the protein MVDSRETLTVNAFVVGYPIKHSRSPIIHSHWLKTFGITGSYKAVEVAPADFGNFIMSLKHGGPGAPVGGNVTIPHKEAVCQLADRPDELARELGAANTVWMEEGRLCATNTDGYGFVANLDERHPGWDKTERAVVLGAGGASRAVIQSLRDRGIAEIHVLNRTVERAHELADRFGPRVHSHPQAALHEVMQGAGLFVNTTSLGMDGTEVPRLDFSPLAAGAVVTDIVYVPLVTPILEMAQEQGIATVDGLGMLLHQAKPGFKTWFGQMPEVDETLRSLIIADMERH from the coding sequence ATGGTTGATTCACGTGAAACATTAACCGTAAATGCCTTCGTCGTCGGATACCCGATTAAGCATTCCCGATCGCCTATCATCCATTCCCACTGGTTGAAAACATTCGGTATTACTGGCTCCTATAAGGCTGTCGAAGTCGCGCCAGCCGACTTCGGAAACTTCATCATGTCCCTGAAGCACGGTGGACCCGGCGCACCGGTCGGTGGAAACGTCACCATTCCGCATAAGGAAGCAGTTTGCCAGCTCGCCGACAGACCAGATGAACTGGCGCGGGAACTCGGCGCTGCCAACACGGTCTGGATGGAGGAGGGCAGGCTGTGTGCCACCAATACGGATGGTTACGGTTTTGTCGCCAATCTCGATGAACGTCATCCCGGCTGGGACAAGACGGAGCGCGCGGTCGTTCTTGGTGCCGGTGGTGCCAGCCGAGCGGTTATCCAGTCACTGCGTGACCGGGGGATCGCTGAAATTCACGTCCTCAACCGAACTGTCGAAAGAGCCCATGAACTTGCCGACCGTTTCGGCCCGAGGGTTCACTCCCACCCGCAGGCCGCGCTTCACGAGGTCATGCAAGGAGCAGGGCTGTTTGTAAACACGACATCCTTGGGGATGGACGGAACGGAGGTCCCACGTCTTGATTTTTCGCCGCTCGCCGCTGGCGCGGTGGTCACCGATATCGTCTATGTTCCGCTCGTCACGCCGATTCTGGAAATGGCGCAGGAGCAGGGGATCGCAACGGTCGACGGTCTGGGCATGTTGCTGCACCAGGCAAAGCCCGGTTTCAAGACGTGGTTCGGCCAAATGCCTGAGGTTGATGAGACACTGCGATCGCTGATCATTGCGGATATGGAGAGACATTGA
- a CDS encoding Maf-like protein, which translates to MPQELILASSSASRQMLMRNAGLIFSAIPANIDERALDEKLEREGARPETVALELARAKALSVSTLHPQALVLGCDQTMSLGARVYHKPATMKEAEAHLLSLSGQVHRLNSAAVLVQHGEVIWETVSSAELKVRELSAEFVSRHLKRVGERALSSVGAYQLEGEGIQLFTSIDGDYFTILGLPLLPVLTKLRDLGVIDG; encoded by the coding sequence ATGCCACAAGAGTTGATCCTCGCCTCATCCAGCGCATCGCGCCAGATGTTGATGCGAAATGCCGGACTGATATTTTCAGCGATCCCCGCGAATATTGATGAACGCGCCTTGGATGAGAAGCTGGAGCGAGAGGGCGCGAGACCTGAGACGGTAGCCCTTGAACTTGCTAGGGCCAAGGCGCTGTCCGTAAGTACGCTTCATCCGCAGGCTCTGGTGCTTGGGTGCGATCAGACCATGTCCCTTGGCGCTCGCGTTTATCACAAGCCAGCAACCATGAAGGAAGCTGAAGCGCACCTACTATCCCTCTCCGGTCAGGTTCACCGTCTTAACAGCGCGGCCGTTCTTGTTCAGCATGGCGAAGTGATCTGGGAGACCGTGTCGAGCGCAGAGTTGAAGGTGCGCGAGTTGAGCGCTGAATTTGTCTCCCGACACCTGAAACGGGTGGGTGAACGCGCTTTGAGCAGCGTGGGCGCATACCAGCTGGAGGGAGAAGGAATCCAGCTATTCACCTCAATCGACGGTGATTACTTTACGATCCTCGGCCTTCCGCTTTTACCAGTGTTAACAAAATTGCGCGATCTGGGTGTCATCGATGGTTGA
- the dnaQ gene encoding DNA polymerase III subunit epsilon: MREIIFDTETTGLESKLDRVIEIGGIELINHFPTGRTLHLYINPEERKVHPDALAVHGITDEFLKDKPKFAEVVDQIRDFFEGARWVAHNATFDMGFINAEFARLGIEPVSPELVTDTLSLARRKHPMGPNSLDALCRRYGIDNSHRTKHGALLDSELLAEVYIEMIGGRQTALGFGSSAKEQTIVIEEDVAFEPMQRPRPLPPRLDAETIAAHGKLVLGMGDKAIWNRYQN; encoded by the coding sequence ATGCGTGAGATCATTTTCGATACGGAAACCACGGGGCTAGAATCCAAGCTGGACCGTGTCATTGAAATTGGCGGGATTGAACTGATCAACCACTTCCCGACCGGGCGTACGCTGCACCTCTATATCAATCCGGAAGAACGCAAGGTTCATCCAGATGCGCTTGCGGTTCATGGCATCACTGACGAGTTCCTGAAAGACAAACCGAAATTCGCCGAGGTTGTTGACCAGATACGTGACTTCTTTGAGGGCGCGCGCTGGGTCGCCCATAACGCGACCTTCGATATGGGTTTCATCAATGCGGAATTCGCGCGGCTGGGCATTGAGCCCGTTTCACCTGAGTTGGTGACCGACACCCTGTCGCTTGCCCGCCGCAAGCACCCGATGGGACCGAATTCGCTGGATGCACTTTGCCGGCGGTATGGCATCGACAATTCACACCGCACAAAGCACGGCGCGCTCCTCGACTCCGAACTGCTCGCCGAAGTTTATATTGAGATGATCGGCGGTCGTCAGACCGCACTCGGTTTTGGCTCATCTGCCAAAGAGCAAACGATCGTCATCGAAGAGGACGTCGCGTTTGAGCCGATGCAGAGGCCACGGCCTCTGCCGCCAAGGCTGGATGCGGAAACCATTGCGGCCCACGGTAAACTCGTCCTTGGCATGGGCGACAAGGCGATCTGGAACCGATATCAGAATTGA
- a CDS encoding helix-turn-helix domain-containing protein has translation MTPFAEAVRQLRERKGVTQKQMAAAIGVSPAYLSALEHGKRGRPSFDLLQRIAGYFNIIWDEAEELFFLAGSSDPKVTIDTIGLPPQYTAFANRLARDIRKLPPSVVEELSAVLQKSRSCD, from the coding sequence ATGACGCCTTTCGCGGAAGCCGTGCGACAATTGCGGGAGCGAAAAGGCGTAACGCAGAAGCAGATGGCCGCCGCCATCGGTGTATCCCCCGCCTATCTCTCGGCGCTGGAACATGGCAAGCGCGGACGGCCCAGTTTCGATCTGCTTCAGCGCATCGCAGGCTATTTCAACATTATCTGGGACGAGGCGGAGGAACTGTTCTTCCTCGCAGGATCATCGGACCCGAAAGTAACGATCGACACCATCGGATTGCCACCACAATATACGGCTTTTGCGAACCGTCTGGCGCGGGATATTCGCAAGCTGCCGCCGAGTGTGGTAGAGGAACTATCAGCCGTGCTGCAAAAAAGCCGTTCTTGCGATTGA
- the rho gene encoding transcription termination factor Rho — MAEMKLQELKSKSPTDLLTFAESLEVENASTMRKQELMFAILKVLASQDIEIIGEGVVEVLQDGFGFLRSANANYLPGPDDIYISPSQIRRFSLKTGDTVEGPIRGPKEGERYFALLKVNTINFDDPEKIRHKVHFDNLTPLYPNERFKMELDVPTSKDLSSRVIDLVAPLGKGQRGLIVAPPRTGKTVLLQNIAHSITANHPECYLIVLLIDERPEEVTDMQRSVKGEVVSSTFDEPAVRHVQVAEMVIEKAKRLVEHGRDVVILLDSITRLGRAYNTVVPSSGKVLTGGVDANALQRPKRFFGAARNIEEGGSLTIIATALIDTGSRMDEVIFEEFKGTGNSEIVLDRKVADKRIFPALDILKSGTRKEDLLVPRQDLQKIFVLRRILAPMGTMDAIEFLIDKLKQTKNNSDFFESMNT, encoded by the coding sequence ATGGCTGAAATGAAGCTTCAGGAACTTAAGAGCAAATCGCCTACCGACTTGCTGACTTTTGCTGAATCCCTGGAAGTTGAAAATGCGAGCACTATGCGTAAGCAGGAGCTCATGTTCGCAATCCTCAAAGTTCTCGCGAGCCAGGACATAGAAATCATCGGCGAAGGCGTCGTTGAAGTTCTGCAGGACGGATTTGGCTTCCTGCGTTCCGCGAATGCAAACTATCTTCCTGGCCCGGACGATATTTATATCTCGCCCTCGCAGATTCGCCGCTTTTCGCTGAAAACCGGTGATACAGTCGAAGGGCCGATCCGTGGCCCGAAGGAAGGCGAGCGCTACTTCGCGCTTCTGAAGGTCAACACGATCAATTTCGATGACCCGGAAAAGATTCGCCACAAGGTTCACTTCGATAATCTGACACCGCTTTACCCTAATGAGCGCTTCAAGATGGAACTCGATGTTCCGACCTCGAAGGATCTGTCATCGCGTGTCATCGATCTCGTTGCGCCGCTCGGCAAGGGCCAGCGCGGACTGATCGTGGCGCCGCCGCGCACCGGTAAGACGGTCCTGCTGCAAAACATCGCCCATTCGATCACTGCAAATCATCCTGAATGTTATCTGATCGTTCTCCTGATCGATGAGCGCCCGGAAGAAGTGACCGACATGCAGCGCTCGGTAAAGGGTGAGGTTGTGTCCTCCACCTTTGACGAACCGGCAGTTCGGCACGTGCAGGTCGCTGAAATGGTCATCGAAAAGGCAAAGCGCCTGGTCGAACATGGCCGTGACGTGGTCATCCTGCTGGATTCCATCACGCGCCTTGGCCGCGCCTACAACACCGTCGTTCCCTCCTCTGGTAAGGTTCTGACCGGCGGTGTCGACGCCAACGCGCTGCAGCGTCCCAAGCGCTTCTTCGGTGCCGCGCGTAATATCGAAGAAGGTGGCTCGCTGACGATTATTGCGACGGCGCTGATCGATACCGGCAGCCGTATGGACGAAGTCATCTTCGAGGAATTCAAGGGAACGGGTAACTCGGAAATCGTGCTCGACCGCAAGGTCGCCGACAAACGTATCTTCCCAGCGCTGGATATCCTGAAGTCCGGTACGCGTAAGGAAGACCTTCTTGTGCCGCGGCAGGATCTTCAAAAGATTTTCGTTCTGCGTCGTATTCTTGCGCCGATGGGCACGATGGATGCCATCGAGTTCCTGATCGACAAGCTGAAGCAAACCAAGAACAATTCCGATTTCTTCGAGTCAATGAACACCTGA
- the hemJ gene encoding protoporphyrinogen oxidase HemJ, producing MSAEKQTSTLSGKRAALRAGIALGVFLAFIALLLYADPADLYLWIKALHIIAVISWMAAIFYLPRLFIYHTDAPAGSQQSETFKVMEQRLIRVIMNPAMMISWVLGLYLAWSVYGFSGGWLHAKIGLVVLLTGTHVYFTRSAKRFARDENTRPARHWRLMNEVPTLLMILIVILVVVKPFG from the coding sequence ATGAGCGCCGAAAAACAGACATCCACCCTTTCTGGAAAAAGGGCGGCCTTGCGTGCCGGCATCGCGCTTGGCGTCTTCCTGGCGTTCATAGCGTTGTTATTATACGCAGATCCGGCCGATCTTTATCTCTGGATCAAGGCGCTTCACATCATCGCCGTGATTTCTTGGATGGCAGCGATTTTTTATCTGCCGCGGCTTTTCATTTATCACACGGATGCGCCCGCGGGTTCGCAACAGTCCGAAACCTTCAAGGTGATGGAGCAGCGGCTGATCAGGGTCATCATGAACCCTGCGATGATGATATCCTGGGTTCTCGGTCTCTACCTCGCGTGGTCGGTCTACGGATTTTCCGGTGGCTGGCTGCATGCCAAGATCGGATTGGTCGTTCTATTGACCGGGACGCATGTGTATTTCACGCGGAGTGCAAAACGGTTTGCGCGGGATGAAAACACGAGACCTGCCCGTCACTGGCGGTTGATGAATGAAGTTCCGACCCTGCTGATGATCCTGATTGTCATACTTGTGGTTGTGAAACCTTTTGGTTAG
- the mltA gene encoding murein transglycosylase A, whose protein sequence is MSTPFSIEEVSFGDLPGWREDDPARLFPPMAAVLSHLRKGKPYKTGELGITAAELVTLLEAAASVEIQTPEQARAFFETNCVPFRISPAEGKRGFVTAFYEPELEVSAEADDLWRYPIYRRPPELVDVDDTNRPADFDPYYAFGKRDDTGISYFPDRRAIDEGYLEGRGLEIAWAKSKVDLFFVHVQGAARLVFPDGTVKRVTYAAKAGHPFSPIGRLLLDRGELDPKTISMQTIRKWLADHPDQVDSVLWHNRSYIFFREADVTGLDMGPIAAAKVPLVAGRALAVDRLIHTFGLPFFIHAPTLTHLDGGKPFARLMLALDTGSAIVGPARGDIFTGSGFEAGELAGTVRNEADFYILLPRAVAGRYRS, encoded by the coding sequence ATGAGCACGCCCTTTTCCATCGAGGAAGTGTCGTTCGGCGATCTGCCAGGATGGCGGGAAGACGACCCCGCCAGACTTTTTCCGCCCATGGCCGCCGTCCTGTCGCATCTTCGTAAGGGCAAGCCATACAAGACAGGCGAACTCGGCATAACTGCCGCCGAGCTCGTAACGCTGCTGGAAGCCGCAGCGTCCGTGGAAATCCAGACACCCGAACAGGCGCGGGCCTTCTTCGAGACCAATTGCGTCCCTTTCAGAATTTCGCCGGCAGAGGGAAAACGCGGATTTGTAACCGCCTTTTACGAACCCGAACTTGAGGTCTCGGCTGAAGCGGACGACCTTTGGCGCTATCCGATCTATCGCAGGCCACCGGAATTGGTGGATGTCGATGACACCAATCGTCCCGCAGATTTCGACCCCTATTATGCTTTCGGAAAACGGGATGACACGGGCATCTCCTATTTTCCCGATCGTCGCGCGATTGATGAAGGCTATCTCGAGGGTAGGGGGCTTGAGATTGCCTGGGCGAAATCCAAGGTCGATTTGTTTTTCGTGCATGTACAGGGGGCGGCGCGGCTCGTTTTTCCAGATGGTACGGTCAAGCGCGTCACCTACGCGGCAAAGGCTGGCCACCCGTTCTCACCGATAGGCCGGCTGCTGCTTGATCGGGGTGAACTGGATCCGAAAACGATCTCAATGCAGACAATCCGCAAATGGCTTGCCGATCACCCAGATCAGGTCGACAGCGTGCTGTGGCACAACCGATCCTACATTTTCTTCAGGGAAGCGGATGTCACGGGCCTGGATATGGGGCCAATCGCGGCGGCGAAAGTGCCGCTCGTTGCGGGGCGTGCGTTGGCGGTGGACAGGCTGATCCATACGTTTGGGCTGCCATTCTTCATCCATGCACCAACGCTGACCCATCTGGATGGGGGCAAGCCTTTCGCGCGGCTGATGCTGGCGCTGGATACGGGTTCTGCAATCGTCGGCCCCGCGCGCGGCGACATTTTCACGGGCTCCGGTTTCGAGGCGGGCGAGCTTGCCGGCACGGTTCGCAACGAGGCGGATTTTTATATATTGCTTCCACGCGCCGTTGCGGGGAGATATCGGTCATGA
- the coaE gene encoding dephospho-CoA kinase (Dephospho-CoA kinase (CoaE) performs the final step in coenzyme A biosynthesis.), with the protein MIVIGLTGSIGMGKTTTARLFAAEGVAVLDSDAVVHELYRKEAAPLIEEAFPGTTVSGVVDRGKLGEVLRENPANFKRLEEIVHPLVRKRQRAFLAAAQNEGREFALLDIPLLFETGAENRVDKVVVVSCLPEVQRERVLSRPGMTEEKFAMILARQMPDEEKRRRADFIVESGSGVENARDQVREILQTLAAQSRRGETNA; encoded by the coding sequence ATGATCGTCATCGGTCTCACCGGCTCGATCGGTATGGGAAAAACCACCACCGCCCGCCTGTTTGCTGCCGAGGGTGTGGCTGTTCTTGACTCCGATGCGGTCGTTCATGAGCTCTACCGTAAAGAAGCGGCCCCGCTGATCGAAGAGGCCTTTCCGGGAACCACTGTTTCCGGTGTCGTTGACAGAGGGAAACTCGGGGAAGTCTTACGAGAGAATCCGGCTAATTTTAAGAGGCTGGAGGAGATCGTGCATCCGCTGGTGCGAAAAAGGCAGCGAGCTTTTCTGGCCGCGGCACAAAATGAAGGGCGAGAATTCGCGCTGCTCGACATTCCACTGCTCTTCGAAACCGGTGCGGAAAATAGGGTCGATAAAGTCGTGGTGGTAAGCTGTTTGCCTGAAGTACAGCGGGAGCGGGTGTTATCCCGCCCGGGCATGACGGAAGAGAAATTCGCAATGATCCTCGCCCGCCAGATGCCCGATGAGGAAAAGCGGCGACGCGCCGATTTCATCGTGGAATCGGGAAGTGGTGTCGAAAATGCGCGGGATCAGGTAAGAGAGATATTGCAGACATTGGCCGCTCAGTCGCGCCGCGGAGAGACGAATGCGTGA
- a CDS encoding FxsA family protein codes for MRFSFLPIVILMMPILEIAGFIVVGKAIGLWLTLALVLFTSFLGLLILRLGGIGMVRNLQDAGRTGAQPADELVNGAMRVVAGILLFIPGFITDILGLLLLSPAIRRFMWKAFGPRVVVGGSFRQSGNYSGYQTSPGARSGSKVVDLDEEEFHRDGPKDSPWSSRPDDRDLPKP; via the coding sequence ATGCGTTTTTCCTTTCTCCCCATCGTCATCCTGATGATGCCAATCCTCGAAATTGCCGGCTTCATTGTCGTCGGCAAGGCTATCGGACTGTGGCTGACACTCGCGCTCGTTCTGTTCACATCCTTCCTCGGCCTGCTAATCCTTCGACTTGGCGGCATCGGGATGGTGAGAAATCTCCAGGATGCCGGTCGCACGGGCGCGCAGCCGGCGGATGAGCTGGTGAACGGCGCCATGCGTGTCGTTGCAGGCATCCTGCTATTTATTCCTGGCTTCATCACCGATATTCTTGGCCTGCTGCTTCTCTCGCCGGCCATTCGCCGTTTCATGTGGAAGGCTTTCGGGCCGCGCGTCGTTGTTGGGGGCTCCTTCCGCCAGTCGGGAAATTATTCGGGATATCAAACCAGCCCCGGCGCCCGCAGCGGTTCGAAAGTCGTTGATCTCGACGAAGAGGAATTTCACCGCGACGGCCCGAAGGACTCGCCTTGGTCAAGCCGACCCGATGATCGGGACCTCCCCAAACCCTGA
- a CDS encoding pyruvate, water dikinase regulatory protein — translation MENKKSFFHLHLISDSTGETLMSAGRAVSAQFHASMPVEHVYPMIRNQKQLAQVVDLIDKEPGIVLYTIVDQQLAEFLDLRCHAIGVPCVNVLEPIIGIFQSYLGAPSRRRVGAQHALNADYFARIEALNFAMDHDDGQMPENYDEADVIIIGISRTSKTPTSIYLANRGIKTANIPVVPDVPLPESLYAATRPLIVGLVATSDRISQVRGNRELGTTGGFDSGRYTDRATIMEELKYARALCARNNWPLIDVTRRSIEETAAAILALRPRTR, via the coding sequence GTGGAGAACAAAAAAAGCTTCTTCCATCTGCACTTGATTTCGGACTCAACAGGAGAGACTCTGATGTCGGCGGGTCGCGCCGTATCCGCCCAGTTCCATGCTTCCATGCCGGTGGAACATGTCTACCCGATGATCCGCAATCAGAAACAGCTCGCGCAGGTGGTCGATCTGATCGACAAAGAACCCGGCATCGTTCTCTACACCATTGTTGATCAGCAACTGGCGGAGTTTCTGGATTTGCGTTGCCATGCGATCGGCGTGCCCTGCGTCAACGTACTGGAACCCATTATCGGCATCTTCCAGAGTTATCTTGGGGCACCATCCAGGCGCCGGGTGGGCGCACAGCATGCGCTGAACGCCGATTATTTTGCCCGTATCGAAGCGCTCAATTTCGCGATGGACCATGATGACGGACAGATGCCGGAAAATTACGATGAAGCCGATGTCATCATTATCGGCATCAGCCGCACGTCGAAGACGCCAACGAGTATCTATCTCGCCAACAGGGGTATAAAGACGGCCAACATTCCCGTCGTACCCGATGTGCCATTGCCAGAAAGTCTTTATGCCGCCACCCGACCGTTGATCGTGGGTCTAGTAGCGACGTCGGACCGCATTTCTCAGGTGCGTGGAAATCGGGAGCTGGGGACAACTGGCGGGTTCGACAGCGGTCGCTACACCGATCGCGCCACGATCATGGAAGAACTCAAATACGCACGCGCGCTGTGCGCACGCAACAATTGGCCGCTCATCGATGTCACGCGCCGTTCGATAGAGGAAACGGCGGCCGCAATCCTTGCCCTTCGCCCAAGGACGCGATAA